One Onthophagus taurus isolate NC chromosome 11, IU_Otau_3.0, whole genome shotgun sequence genomic window carries:
- the LOC111422126 gene encoding uncharacterized protein → MSYSKRANFIARLRANVKNKSSSTTFSCDEGDNNPETPLLANTSSLGKHDSVEILDLIPQPLLESDELSTECAIENLEDIQDISQNYPNLEERDILLLEHPNDMFQNENYETYFKADGKRIKIDRLIKEINVSESSHEMNTTENNEYNNEVPEKQNNNDIESQDTLESENSQVDPGRQNKIHEMEQGVEEQGAEDQDEPVDDSDADPNYITESKSNDESEHGEKQIKIKPNKNQMKKSKTKETRAVRNERKLKRNLGLEYTTKKEKVVKERKCMELADCRLKCTTKVTEEERQTLFKEYWSMGNLNKRVAFMAGLIITQPKKSWRVKTVNPEKQKNRTMNYNFHLPLDGRKQRVCKACFMKTFGETNRFITDVLHNKNASVAGVTHDDLRGKSSPANKIPEEDIDLVRYILSIPSYESHYCRKKSDKKYLPHYYRLSKIYEEYKKWIAPNKTPVSRFIYQTKFHELGIKIKSLNKDTCASCDKYNMLLKVNSNVPKKEEIRNNLEKHQREAEYASSA, encoded by the exons ATGTCGTATTCAAAAAGAGCAAACTTTATAGCTAGACTGCGAGCTAACgtgaaaaataaaagttcCTCTACAACTTTCAGTTGCG acgAAGGCGATAATAACCCAGAAACGCCGCTGTTAGCAAACACAAGTAGCCTAGGCAAACATGATTCTGTGGAAATTCTTGATTTAATTCCACAGCCTCTCTTGGAATCTGATGAACTGAGTACTGAATGTGCAATAGAGAATTTAGAAGATATTCAAGATATTAGTCAAAATTACCCAAATTTGGAAGAAAGGGATATACTATTATTAGAGCacccaaatgacatgttccaaaatgaaaattatgaaacatACTTTAAAGCGGAtggaaaaagaataaaaattgatagactcataaaagaaattaatgtgTCCGAATCAAGTCACGAAATGAACACGACGGAAAACAATGAATACAACAATGAGGTACCTGAGAagcaaaataataatgatatagAGTCGCAGGATACACTAGAGAGTGAGAATAGCCAAGTAGACCCAGGAAGACAGAATAAGATACACGAAATGGAGCAAGGTGTTGAGGAGCAGGGTGCTGAGGATCAAGATGAGCCCGTGGATGATAGTGATGCTGATCCAAATTATATTACTGAAAGTAAAAGTAACGATGAGTCAGAACACggggaaaaacaaataaaaataaaaccgaaTAAAAACCAAATGAAGAagtcaaaaacaaaagaaacaagGGCAGTCCGGAATGAgagaaaattaaaacggaATTTAGGACTTGAGTacacaacaaaaaaagaaaaagtagtAAAAGAAAGAAAGTGTATGGAACTAGCGGACTGTAGACTCAAATGTACAACGAAGGTAACCGAGGAAGAGAGGCAGACTTTGTTCAAAGAATATTGGTCTAtgggaaatttaaataaacgtgTAGCATTTATGGCTGgattaataataactcaaCCAAAAAAAAGCTGGAGAGTAAAAACTGTGAACcctgaaaaacaaaaaaataggaCAATGAATTATAATTTCCACTTACCCCTTGATGGACGCAAGCAAAGAGTGTGCAAGGCTTGTTTTATGAAAACGTTTGGTGAAACTAACAGATTTATAACTGATGTGCTGCATAACAAAAATGCGTCGGTAGCTGGTGTCACACACGATGACTTAAGAGGAAAATCATCACCTGCCAATAAAATACCCGAAGAAGATATAGATCTCGTTCGTTATATTCTTTCTATTCCTTCGTACGAAAGTCATTATTGTAGAAAAAAATCTGATAAGAAATACTTACCTCACTATTACAGACTCAGTAAAATTTACGAAGAGTACAAAAAATGGATCGCTCCAAACAAAACGCCAGTTTCCAGATTTATATACCAAACTAAATTTCACGAATtgggaataaaaattaaatcgttgAATAAAGACACTTGTGCATCATGTGATAAGTATAATATGTTACTTAAAGTAAACTCCAATGTTcccaaaaaagaagaaataagaaacaatCTTGAGAAGCACCAAAGAGAAGCAGAATATGCCTCTTCTGCATAA